GGACCTTGTAAAACTCTAGGGCCAGTTCTAGACGAAGTTGCATCAGAAATTGGTGAAGGTGCAAGCATCGTTAAAGTTAACGTTGATGATAATGGTGAGCTTGCTCAACAATATGGAATCCGTGGGATCCCAACAATGATTTTCTTCAAAGATGGACAAGCAACAAAGACACTTGTTGGTGTTCAGACGAAAGAAGAAATTAAAAAGTCTTTAGAAGAATTAATGTAATATAAAGCCTCTATCAAAGAGGCTTTTCTTTTATCTTTATCAAGGATCGAAAAGGTATCTAATAATGAATGATTTTATTTCTCACGCTTTTAATCACGCTCAAGAAACATTAACAAAGTTTATTGCTAACGAAGATAATTTCAAAGTTATGCAAGATGCAATTGATGAAATGGTTTCAGCTATTAAAAACAATGGCCGAGTAATTAGCTGTGGAAATGGTGGTTCAATGTGCGATGCCATGCACTTTGCAGAAGAGCTGACTGGACGCTTTCGTAAAGATCGTCCCGCGATGCCAGCAATGGCGGTAGCAGATCCTTCACACATTACTTGTGTTGCAAACGATTACGGATTTGAGTATATCTTTTCAAAATATGTTGAAGCACATGGACACAAGGGCGATGTTCTTCTTGCAATTTCAACTTCTGGAAATTCTCCAAATTGTCTTGAAGCAGTTAAATCTGCTCACGCAAAGGGAATGAAAGTTGTTGGGCTACTTGGAAAAGGTGGCGGAAAGATGAAAGACCTTGTGGACTTCCCTCTTGTGATTGAAGCTGATCTTTCTGATCGAATTCAAGAAATGCACATTAAAATTATTCATACGTTTATCGAAGGTATTGAAAGGCAAGTTTTCCCAGAAAATTACTAAAGGGTCGTAAAGCCGCGCCTTCGGCTAGCTTTACTTTTTTCACATTCATCTGTTCGTCAAAACTTGCCTTTGGGCAACTTTTGTACGCACGATGTCCCAGAAAATTACTAAAGGATCGTAAAGCCGCGCCTTCGGCTAGCTTTACTTTTGTCACATTCATCTGTTCGTCAAAACTTGCCTTTGGGCAACTTTTGTACGCACGATGTCCCAGAAAATTACTAAAGAACCGGCACAAACTTCCAAGTCTTTAAAATCAAGTATTTGACGCGATTATGAGTTAAAATAATCTTAAGTTAGTACACAATTTTAAGGAGCTATATAATGGAAGGCACTGCTGTATCATCCGTAAACACAATCGCTGCTTTTTTTCAAAACGGCGGACTTTTCATGTGGATCATTCTATTCATCTGGGCCGTAGGTCTGGCAATTGGATTAGAGAGATTCTTTAAATTAAGTTTTAAATTTGATGTTGATGGAGCTTCTTTTATGAATGAACTTCGTCGCTACATCATGGCAAATGATGTTGAAGGTGCTTCACGTGTTTGCTCTGGATCGAACGCGGCCCTACCAAAAGTTCTAAGAAGTGGACTTGAAAGAGCGTCAGCAAAACCAGAACAAATTCAAAATGCAATTGATGCTACTGCACTTGAAGTTATCCCTAAGGTTGAACTTAGACTTAACTATCTTCAGTTAATTGCAAATATCTCAACTCTATTTGGACTACTGGGAACAATTCAAGGTCTAATCGCTTCATTCGCAGCTGTTGCTGCAGCTGATCCTACACAAAAAGCAGAACTACTTGCTAAAGGGATCTCACAAGCGATGAATACGACTTTCCTAGGTCTACTTGTTGCCATCACAATTATGATCATTCACTCTTTCCTAAGTTCAAAGTCTGAAAAGATCATTAATGAAATCGATGAATATTCTGTAAAGCTAATGGATATCCTAAGCACAGAAGAAAGTAAGCAGTAAGAAAGAAATTAATTATGTATAGAAAACCGAGTCGAAAATATAAGAATAAGAAAGTTGAGAGGCTGAATCTAATTCCAATTTTAGATTCGGTCTTCATCTTTATCTTCTTCCTTCTTATGTCTGCTAACTTTGTTAGAATCTATGAGATTGGCTCTGATGTTCCAATTATCTCAAACAGCCAACCTCCAAAAACAGATAAGAAGAGACTTGATCTTACTTTAAAGATCAATCAAAGCAATATTAGCCTCCACTCTGGACCTAATGAAAGACGAATCTTCAGCGCAGGTAAAACGGCCAGCGGAGAATATGATCTTTTCAAACTTCGTCAAAAGCTCATCGAATTAAAGAAAAGCTATGTTGATGAAAAAGAAGTCATCTTTATCCCTAATGCAAATATTACTTATGAAGAACTCATTAAGATTATGGATGCAGTACGCGATCTAAAGAAAACAGATCCAGAGATCTGGACGAAGAGAAATGGCGAAGACACAAAAGTCACTGAGTTATTTAATAATATTATCTTTGGTGACACGCAGTCTTAAGACAATAGGTAAAGTATGAGAAAACGTTCGATAAGAAATAGAGGAATAAGAAGAAAGAAGGAACCACTTGATATTGATATCACTTCCCTTCTTGATATCCTTGTTATCTTACTTGTATTCCTAATTAGAAGTTACGATACAACTGGTGTAATTTTAAATATTCCAAAAGATATTACAATTCCTCACTCTGTTTCGAAATCAATTAACGAGCAAGGAGTTGTTGTACAAGTTTCACCTAAGGTCATTTGGGTTGATGACAAAGAAGTTCACAACACTGAAACTTACAAGGGACGTCTCTACTCTCAAGGCGGAAGATTAATTCTTCCTCTCTACAACGAGTTAGTGGCCAAAAAGAAAGAAATTGATGATATTGCAAAGACGACACCTAATGCGAAGAATTTCTCAGGTATAGTTAATCTCGTAATTGATAAGTCTTTGAAGTACAACTATATCAAAAAACTCATGCATACTGCTGCTGAGGCAGGGTTTCAAAAGTATAAATTCGTTGTCCTTGGACAAGAATAGAATAAAAAAGGCTCCGTAAGGAGCCTTTTTATTTTCATTAATACTATTTTGATAAATCTAAAAGAAACGAGTTAGGGTAACACCTAATTCATCATCTCCATCTAGGATATAGAGACCACGACGATCACTTTCTGCATCATCTCCAATTGTAACTCCTCTAAAGTTAACCTTGGCTTTCCATGCA
This sequence is a window from Halobacteriovorax vibrionivorans. Protein-coding genes within it:
- the trxA gene encoding thioredoxin, encoding MEDNYMSTVGKTDVANFESDVLKNAKPVLVDFWAEWCGPCKTLGPVLDEVASEIGEGASIVKVNVDDNGELAQQYGIRGIPTMIFFKDGQATKTLVGVQTKEEIKKSLEELM
- the gmhA gene encoding D-sedoheptulose 7-phosphate isomerase, giving the protein MNDFISHAFNHAQETLTKFIANEDNFKVMQDAIDEMVSAIKNNGRVISCGNGGSMCDAMHFAEELTGRFRKDRPAMPAMAVADPSHITCVANDYGFEYIFSKYVEAHGHKGDVLLAISTSGNSPNCLEAVKSAHAKGMKVVGLLGKGGGKMKDLVDFPLVIEADLSDRIQEMHIKIIHTFIEGIERQVFPENY
- a CDS encoding MotA/TolQ/ExbB proton channel family protein; its protein translation is MEGTAVSSVNTIAAFFQNGGLFMWIILFIWAVGLAIGLERFFKLSFKFDVDGASFMNELRRYIMANDVEGASRVCSGSNAALPKVLRSGLERASAKPEQIQNAIDATALEVIPKVELRLNYLQLIANISTLFGLLGTIQGLIASFAAVAAADPTQKAELLAKGISQAMNTTFLGLLVAITIMIIHSFLSSKSEKIINEIDEYSVKLMDILSTEESKQ
- a CDS encoding ExbD/TolR family protein, whose protein sequence is MYRKPSRKYKNKKVERLNLIPILDSVFIFIFFLLMSANFVRIYEIGSDVPIISNSQPPKTDKKRLDLTLKINQSNISLHSGPNERRIFSAGKTASGEYDLFKLRQKLIELKKSYVDEKEVIFIPNANITYEELIKIMDAVRDLKKTDPEIWTKRNGEDTKVTELFNNIIFGDTQS
- a CDS encoding biopolymer transporter ExbD: MRKRSIRNRGIRRKKEPLDIDITSLLDILVILLVFLIRSYDTTGVILNIPKDITIPHSVSKSINEQGVVVQVSPKVIWVDDKEVHNTETYKGRLYSQGGRLILPLYNELVAKKKEIDDIAKTTPNAKNFSGIVNLVIDKSLKYNYIKKLMHTAAEAGFQKYKFVVLGQE